In the genome of Phoenix dactylifera cultivar Barhee BC4 unplaced genomic scaffold, palm_55x_up_171113_PBpolish2nd_filt_p 000328F, whole genome shotgun sequence, the window AATAAGTTGAAATCTTAAAAGAAAGTCTGTATATTTAAATATTTCCTTCCTTGCTACATGTGAAAATCCAACTGAAATCTAATCACTAGATTTCCATGTCCTCTGCATTTCTGTTTTCCATTTTCCTGAAATACTAAGACAATCGAGATAACGAATTAACATCCACCAATAATATCATTTTACCAATATGATAACAATTACAATTAAAAGAACAAGGATATTGGTGCTTGACGCATCATCATCCAGCCTTTTTCCAACAAAATGGGGCTGGTTAGGAGGCATGATTAGTCAAGGAACCTCCATGAAAGGATTGATCAGATTTTTGTGGCTGCCTAGCATCCAGACCCAAGTTGAGGACACATCCTTCATGACAACACAAACATCACCTGAAGAACTCTACATGACCACCAATATCCCTGCACAACAACCTTGCCTCTGCAGCCAATTTCCTACTCCTGCCAATCATCAAACCTGTCAGCTCATGCTTTGGTTTTGGTTCATAGGCTTTGACATCTGCTTCCCTCCCCATCAACAATGCCTCCCTTGCTGGGACCACACCCCCCCACCAAAACTCACGAAGAATTCCATGCATCAGCTCCCAATAGGCACGGTCGCGAAACACCTGAAATAGGCTGCTCCCATTGGGAGTCCAGCAATAGAGATCAACCCAGTCCCTGTCCATGATCTCCATCAGGCCTTGCACTTGGGGCATGTAGTAGTATGGCATAGCTTGCCATGGCAATCCAAGCTCGGGTTTCCCCTTGTTATAGGGGCATTTTACCTCAAGAATCCCACCATCAGGATGGCACCCAAGAAGGCCATCAGGTGAGGCACCAAGCCATCCATAGCTGGCATCTGCATGGATTGCAAAGCCTAATGAACCCACGTCTCGGCCTGTGATGCTCTTGTACTGCTCAATGGCTGCAGGTTCCTGAAGCACACCCCAGTTCATTGCAGCCTTGGCTGCTGCCTCAAGAGTGATGGCCTCTGGTGCAAACACTTTCTCATACCACAGCACAGACCGACGATTGCCCTTCCAGAAGCCCAAGGCGGTGCTGAAGGTACTTGTGGTTAGCTTGTCCTTGCGCAGGGCAAACCACTCTTCTGACCGTTGGGGTGCATCAGAAGAGGTGAGATGGGCTGACACGACCAGGGCTGAGCCAGTGCAGAGGATCATTGGAGATGATGGTTGGGATACCTGTGATGAGGGTGTGGTGCAGGTCCGGGCAATGTAACCTTCGAAGTTCTTTCTCGCAGGTAGAAATCCAGAACGGGAAAGGCATGCATGTGTCATTGCAGCTAGGGGTGGTCTGATGCTGCTGGTTATTCGTTTCGATTGGAGGGTCCTAACAAAATCATGCACTGCTTGAAGGTTAGATACAGGAGATGGAATAGAATGGTATATAAAGAGAAGACTGCACAAAAGACAACTGAGAAAAAATTGTGCCATTTGATTTTATGACcaacaaaaattaagaatataatcatgtgaagcaaCAAAATTAGATTCTATTCTTTCTTGCAAGGAGGAAACAAGAGGTCTTTGTTTGGGTGAAGCAAGAGCTAGCATAGAGAATATTACCAAGGCAAGTATTTGATCCCTAACTTTCAGGTACTGGTCAAACATATCAGAAGAGAACCACATTATAAGTTATCCTGGGCCAAACATTTAGTGATAAAATTGGAAACTAATCTTAAACAATAATCTGTCTGTTTATAGATTAAATGCTTATTTGGGGTCATCCTAAATCTGAGCctgcaaaaataataattagtaaAACCAAGCAGATGTATAGACTTATAATAATGCAATTAGGAAGGGAACTTGGAAAAAGAATTAGTTGGACGGAGTGCTCTGAGATAGGGAATTGACTAAAGTTTGCAGAATTACTAGGAAACTGAAGTCATACCATTTAAGTAATCACACATATGAGAGGAAAAATTAAACTCATACCTTATATGCAATAACCTAACACAGATACCTGTTTGACTGGATTAGCCATGAAACGTGTAGGGGAATTTTCTAGTTACATTGGTTTTATAACACAGTTAACCAACACAAACCAAGTAGCAAGTGAAAGCTCTATTCTTGATAGAGTGTACAGAAAACCAGCCTCCCAAAAAGAGAATATTCAGGGATATTTTGATAACTAGGATATTATTCATAGAACACATTACCAACCCTAAAATCTCAACAATACAATATGCCCAAGCGTCATGTTTAGATACAACAGTTCTACAATGAAAGTTTAGATCAACTCACAGCATCTGCTCTATTTTTCCCAGATTGATGAAACTAAGAGATTTCAAATACCTTTAATGGTTCTACAATGCCTTTTCCCATCAATTGGTCAGCTTTAATAATTTCTATAACCATTAATTATTGCCAATTAGCCAGTACAACTTCAATTATGAACTTTGAACTCTAGATAGACAGTCATGCCATAACAAAATTTAACAACTACTCATATGCGTGCCCACAGGACAGCTGCCAAAGCCAGAAGGAACCATAGGGCTTTGGTTTGGCCAGTTGACGTGTCTCTGCATTTCCTCGGTTTTGCTTAATAGTTGATCTTCTGATGACAGAAGGAAGAAGTGTCTAGAGGACTTTGGCCATTCGTTCTCAAGGCATGATATTCACCTAGAAAGCCTTTCTCTTAATTATGAAGGCTCCTATGAAAAAGTGAGGTAAATTGTTGGTTTGTGAGATCTAAAATTCCTACCATTGGTTCAGCCTGAACTGATAGCCTATCTTAAACATATTCTCCCTCTTTTAAAATGAAACACATTTCTATCTCAAGTTATTTGGGGCATCTTAGTTTATTTGGAGGGACCGATTATGTTTTCATAATATCTAAACATTGGAAGGGTGCTTGCACATTCTTTTGATTTGATTAAACCACTCCAAACTCCTAGAATTTCCCCCCTTTTTAGTCCTCATTTGAGCACATTTACATATCTTTATTTGTTACTTTCAGGGTTTTAAAGCATCCTGGTGCCCCTTTCCCATAATTACTTGGTTGGAGGTTATTAGTGTCTTTTTATTTCCTCCTAGTTCACTGACTTAATGTGCGACTTATTGGACCTAACTTTGGCCTTCCTTATTAGTTTAGTCCTCTAGAAATCTTCAAGTCCCTTTCTGATGCAGCTCCTTTGTAGATTAGAGCTGAACTTTTCACTCTTTTGGTTGATTAAATCCGAGATCTTGTctgaagttttctttttttatgataaaacccagtatttttttttttcaaaatgcaAGATAAAGAGATAGAAAATAGAAGAAAGTGGGAGAGGAAAAGAAATAATGGAGACTACGAGAAactagagaaagaagaagagcaatGATGCCTAAACAGAAGATGAGAAAATAGGTTTTTTGCATATTGCACCCCATATTTTGTCAATATTATATATGCCACCTCCCCTTATCGTTATTTACAAATAGACCTACGAAAATCCATATATATTGCAAAATGAACCTCAGTTAAGCTTCCATTAATGGAACTTGATGAAGCTATTATTGTAAATGTTAGAGAAGACCATTGTATATTTGATGACCAAAATAACCCATAATAAAAAGCTATTTTGCTTCGTGACCCTGTCCATGCTCATGCGCAAGCACATCCCCCACAATCTCTCCTCATCCCCAAATTCCCTTACCTCTCTCTTCTCCACCACTCCTTTATCGTCACCTCTATTTCCCCAGCCACCACTACCTCCTTTGGCCTCTATGGCCATTGGACAACCCTCATCCCCCATATTAAGTCTAAGCTCGACATGACCCTCCCCATCCTTTACTCGGAGCAGATCATCAAGGCCATACACTACTTTGTTCTAGCCAGCAATGGCAAGTGTGCTCCCCATCATGTGAGTCATCGCTTGCAAGCTTACTGGTGGCAAGTGCTTCGCTGCCTTCCCTGCATCTATACCCTCGAGATGGTCGATACAACCTTCCTTGTCCATCTAGCTCTGCCAAGATAGAGATCGTGATCATCCAGAAGTCTTGTCTCCATACTCAGCTCCTCAAGCAAAAGAACCTCAAAGAGACCATCGTCATCATCCCAGTTCATGTACAAGCATTCCTCCAAGAATGATCAGTTTGATGGATTAAATAAGGGAACCGACCATTTGGAGGCAGGAACAAAGAATTGCATGTTAAGGTAGAGAGCTTCCCGTTCAAGATCGATGGTGAGGAGAAGGGCAACAGAAGGAGCAGATTAAAAAACTGAAGGTGAAGATCAAGGAGCTAAGGAGGACAGCCTCAGAGCAAAGCTCTAACAAGTCGAGGTGGTCTCTAAAGGAACAATGGAGATCGATGAGTGCTCATTGTCTCGAAGGTTCCAGGGGCTCATCAATGCTTCTACTCAATCAAATCTTCTCAATAACTTGACAAAGCCCTTAAAAATCTATCAACATTGCTTCAAATCTCAAAATCTAGAAGCCAGAGACTACGGATTCATAGCTAGAGGAAGGAAAATTCAGAGGACCCAACAAACATGCTGTAAGTAAAAAGGTatttcaaagccttgaacttCTAGGGTTCCAAACTCCCAACTTAGTGGGCTTGGCATCGACATTGCCATTGGCCCAGGGAGCTAGTGTGTAGCCCTTGCAAGAGATAAAGAAGACTATCCCTTCAGtcatcaaaaaaaagagagcaagaAGAAGGCACTGAAAGaggaaagaggagaaggaggtggtggggaaggagggaggaagaaggggagGGTTTGGACCTAGTTAAGGTTAACCAGAGGTAAAATGGATGTTTTCTACCTCTGAGTCCATGGTTAAGTGGAGCAAAAGAATATTACTGAAAGGGGTTTTTTGCAATTTATATTGACGATAATTTGTGAGCATGAATAGTGATAAGAGAAGGCTTTTTATATGATATCGATAAAATATGGTGTCCGACATGCAAAAATTCCTAACTCTACTAAATCATGCAACATCTCATCTACATTCATTCACAAGaatcatataaataaatatacaatCAAAGCGCTACCCAAGAAATATTCAAAATCCCAAAACACCCCTCCACTATTGTGGTTAGCCTTGGGTCTACTTGGAAATAAGGATGGAGTAAGGAGGGGTGCATGGATGCCTAAGAGAGATGCGGCATCCTTATGTTCTTGTAACCTACCTTTCCCttgtgcattttttttattggttgGCTAGTTAAAGACCCCATATAAAGGGAGGGCTAGTGCACGAGACTTCCACCACTACAAAGTCTAGGGCGGGTCAAATGCATGCAGCCTTACCCTACTTGCAGAGAGGTTAAACGTGTTAAGCATATAAGCACTTTCGACTTTACTTGCAGTGGTCAGTCACGCAAGACGGGAAGATAGTTTCGTTCTTCAGAGTCGTTCGACCGGAATCAATCACCGCTGCTTTCAAAAGGGTAGCTGCTACTATGGAGATTCCATTCCGTCTCTATCTATGTCATTTCGAGATACGAAAGACGACTTTTTTCCATGTTTCGAACCTATTGCGCCAAAGCTCACCCTCTCAGTTAAAGACCCCATAACTTCTAAAAAGGTCAAGGTGGCACTTAAATCTAACATCACAAGATCACATGTAATCTAAAATCCTAAATCATCCGAAACTAGAGATTAGGTCATATATCCATTATACAACTAAAATAAGCTCTAAAACTTAAAAATTAAATGCTAAACAAATGGAGACCAAAGGCAAATATCTGCATAGAAGTCTTCCAAATGGAGACCATTTTCTAGTGCAATCATCTACACTGGACTCTCCATCTAGTTAACTGGGATACATATACTTCTTTTAGTGTCTCCATCTTATAATCTCAAATATTTGCCAACTCTCCTATGATCTGCTCCAACTTTGGCTACTTTAGGTGCACGCTAATATTTTTTCACCATTCTTACAAATTCACATTTTAAATTCATTCTACACACCTAGTATTttctttcttcacttgaatcaATTATCCCTTCTATTCAAATTCTTAATCAGCTTCCGTCTATTGCCAATCaagtttctaattttatttcttcttatACAACATCTTGATTTTAATCCACTGTTCTTTTTGTAGGTGGATTTGAATATTTATTATACATCCTTGCCAGTTGCCACTCTTTACATTCCACCACCTCCTTTGATacatttataatttttaatgttGCCTTTTCTCTCATATATTGGCTGATACAgggtttttctcttcttttacttCTCATATCACCTCCTATTCTCAGAGTCATTGCTATCCAGGCTGTCATATTTAGTGACAACTAATTGTCCCTCCCTACTGTGCATGCTAACTAATACTTTAGATATGGAGCATGGAAATTGTTTTCTTATGGGACATTCCCCAGATACTTGCATTCTACAAGCATGCTACAATCAAAAACAGTAAGCTTTAATCTCACTAGCTGTGGCTTGCATTATCTTCTTGCACCTTGGCTGTCTTGGGGCCATCTTCATTGCCTTGGATTCTTGCCACATGACCTAACTATCATTTCCCATATTATTACTATAACTTCAGATTTTTGCAATCAATTTCTGTCCACGTCACATTGCCATTCCAACTGTCACCCACAAAACTACTCTTGCTGCCATGATGCTGCTAGCTTACCAGTTCCATTCTAAGCATATACACTTCACCGCTAGCCTGCATTTCTAGCCTCTTATCATCTAATTCTAGATTATCAAGGCTACAATTCTACAGATTCATTTAACCATTCCACCTTAGACCAGAATTCCTTTTAAGATCAAAACAAATTTGTCATGATTTTCTTccatcaaaatcctaatcttgtgCTGATGTTATGGTTATTACTCTAGCTCCAGTCAGTTCTTTCAGTACTTTGTGGACTAGCCTTGTAACCAGCAGCAGACCTTTATAGCTTCTATTTTCATTTATACCATTGTCTCTTCTTGGTCATGAAATCGCTTCTAGTCCTGCAAGTTAAATCTTCCTCAGCCTTCAACACTAGTGTTTGTGCATCAAGCTTGTTAATCGCTTCTTTTGCAATCATAAACATACCCTTGTTAAAGTGCTATCAATCTATTCCAAGCATGCAAGATTCTACCCCCTAGTGTCGTGTCTTCGTCGCTTATTTCGTTTTTCTAGCCACAAAAGTTCAGGTTTATGCTCACATGAGATGATGCATTCACCCTAATAGCTAGTCTGCAATTTTGATAATTTACAAGTAGAAAGACATTCTTATTTATGTAAGCCCTGTGGTGTAGTAAATCATCTCAGACCACTAAATTGCTACATTCTTCCTCTCATAATATCCCACTCAccaaaaagaatccaaaattataaCCATATAACCCAAATCCCTGCAATAACGTTTCTTCATAATTGCATGAAATTGATAAGGCCCACTAGTTAACCTCATTTAGCAGAGACATCAAGAGCCAGTCTATTTACTGCTTCCTGTAATAATCTTCTACTTTTCTTATGAGCAATAACTAGAAGCGAAATCTTCAACAGACACCTCCTAAACACCCATTGTATCAGGGACAACCAAAAAAGAAACCAAAGCATCAATACTTGAAATCTCCTTTTCTTCAATAACCAACAAAATAACTCGAAAAGGAGTATAAACTACTCAAAAGAGTACAAATTGCTCAAATTTCTGCACTTAATTTCAAGTAAAAGGAAGAAgcaaaagagaaagaaattagaagagaaaaaggagcaAAGGTCATATTTTTCGAACTCATTTACGAACTCCAAAAAAAActtggggagaaagaaaataaattcaATCCAGAAGGTAATGGAGCAAGCCCAAATCAAATCTTTAGAGAAAAGCCGCCGCTTTTAGTACCTGAGGGACGCCACGGAGTGCCCGACCGCTGCATCGTAAACCCAGAGGAACCCTTGGCCGCAGCCCATGCGGGAGCAGTAGGGGACCCTCGTCGAAGGGGAATACAAACAAACACATGGGCGGGGTTCGATCGAAATGGGTACGAACACCTCCCGGGAAGACGCGGAAAGATTAATCTCATCTCATCTCCTGCCCTTGTTCCCCGAACCAACGACGGGAGCGGCGCCGTTATGGGAAGTCAAGGGAAAGGTGAGAGCTTTTTCCAACCAGTGGGAAAACAACGCATGGTCCAATATACGTCAACCGTCTGATCTATATCAGATGGCTCCACTCGTCGAAGGGATAGTGGGTATTTCTGGAAATCTACATGCTTATATATAAAATCTCTCTTTTTCGTAAGAGATCAAGGCTTTCTTCAAAAAAATCTCTCCTTTATAGAAGGGGCGAGAAAGAGAAGAGGGGGCGATGGAGAACGGGAACCACGAAATCCC includes:
- the LOC103708844 gene encoding uncharacterized protein LOC103708844 isoform X2: MGCGQGFLWVYDAAVGHSVASLRTLQSKRITSSIRPPLAAMTHACLSRSGFLPARKNFEGYIARTCTTPSSQVSQPSSPMILCTGSALVVSAHLTSSDAPQRSEEWFALRKDKLTTSTFSTALGFWKGNRRSVLWYEKVFAPEAITLEAAAKAAMNWGVLQEPAAIEQYKSITGRDVGSLGFAIHADASYGWLGASPDGLLGCHPDGGILEVKCPYNKGKPELGLPWQAMPYYYMPQVQGLMEIMDRDWVDLYCWTPNGSSLFQVFRDRAYWELMHGILREFWWGGVVPAREALLMGREADVKAYEPKPKHELTGLMIGRSRKLAAEARLLCRDIGGHVEFFR
- the LOC103708844 gene encoding uncharacterized protein LOC103708844 isoform X1, which encodes MRLIFPRLPGRCSYPFRSNPAHVFVCIPLRRGSPTAPAWAAAKGSSGFTMQRSGTPWRPSVHDFVRTLQSKRITSSIRPPLAAMTHACLSRSGFLPARKNFEGYIARTCTTPSSQVSQPSSPMILCTGSALVVSAHLTSSDAPQRSEEWFALRKDKLTTSTFSTALGFWKGNRRSVLWYEKVFAPEAITLEAAAKAAMNWGVLQEPAAIEQYKSITGRDVGSLGFAIHADASYGWLGASPDGLLGCHPDGGILEVKCPYNKGKPELGLPWQAMPYYYMPQVQGLMEIMDRDWVDLYCWTPNGSSLFQVFRDRAYWELMHGILREFWWGGVVPAREALLMGREADVKAYEPKPKHELTGLMIGRSRKLAAEARLLCRDIGGHVEFFR